Below is a window of Candidatus Zymogenaceae bacterium DNA.
AGATGGAGAACGATGCGCCTCTTCGATATCCCTGCGGCGATTCCCATCGAGAGGGCTCCGATTGCCGCAACGGGCACGGCGATTACGCCGAAAAAACGCATGAGAATGGCGCCCCACGCCACCACGCCCGCGAAGAGAGAGATAATCGGGCTGTCTTTCTCCATGCCCCGATGGGCCAGGGCCAGCCCGGAAAGGATGAAAAAGAAGAGCCCCGTGTCTTTCAATACCTCGGCGGAATAGCGCATAAGCAGCGGATGGACACTCAACAGAAAGAGCGTCATCAGGGCCGTCTCCTTATCGAAGGCGGCACGGGCCAGGTAGAGGACCGGGATAAACGAGAGACAGCCGAAGATGAGAGAGGTAATCTGCCCCGAGATGACATAATCGCCCACGACCAGGTGAACAAGGTGGATGAATATCGGGTAAATCGTCAGGTTCGGATTGAAACCGCCGCCGAAATATGCCGTTATGCCGTTCTCGGCGATGGATTGGGCGAGTCTGACGTACCCGGGGCTGTCCGGCGAGATAATGGCCATGGTGGAAAGCATGATCCCCCGCAGCAGGACGGCGGCGGCGGCGAGCGACCAGAAGAGGATTCTCGTCGTTTTTTCACTGAAGAGATCTCTTTCAATGGTCAGAGGACGCTTCATCACACAATGTCCCTTTCTAAATACACGGGAAACATGCTCGGGAGAAGAATGGAAATCATACTACTCCACCACGCGGAGGTCTGTCAAGGGCATTTAAGGGAGGGGAGGAGTAGGAAACAGCGGCGGAGACGCATGAATAAGTAAAAAGTTATTGCATCCATCCGGTCATTTGGTCATAATAGAGCCGTGAGAATCATCGAAAAGAAAAAAACCATCCCCTATCGGATGCTCTCCGGCGGTATTGTGGGCGTCTGTGTGTTTTTTCTCGTCCTGGCCCTGTACCTTTTCGGTCTCATTACCACCATCGAGAGAAAAACCCAGGATTTCAGATTTCGCATTGCGTCGAGACCCCAGGCCGTCGATGAGGATATCGTCATCATCACCGTTGACGAGGAGAGTCTTCAGTTTTATCGTGAAGACCTGGGCACCTGGCCCTGGCCCCGGGAAATCTTCGGGGCGCTCGTGGAATATCTCAAAAGGGGGAACGCGCAGATCATCGTTTTTGACATGATCTTTGCGGAGCCGGACGTAATGAATCCCGCATCGGATGCGGCGTTTGCACGCTCCCTGGAGGGGGAAACCCCGGTGCTGTTTTCTCTGGTGTTTCGTGAAACCGATGGAGAATCAATGGCGCCGAGCTATGAAGCCCTGATGCAGGGAGAAATTCTGAAGGACCGTTTTTCCCTCTCGGTCTTCAATGAATCACCGGTTTCATTCGGTGAGTATTCCTCGGTGACGCTGCCCTATCTCTCGATCCTCGCGAGCGCCTCCGGCGTTGGATCGATCAATTACGTGGCCGATCCGGACGGCCCGTCCCGGGGCGTCTATCCGCTGTTTCTCTACAACGGCGCGTATTATCCGTCCCTCTCCCTGGCCTCGGCCCTGGCTGCATGCGGGTATCGACCGGAGGACGTCGAGATAACCCTCGATAACGATCGCACCCTACACGCGGGCGGTCTGGAGATACCGCTTCTTCCCGACGGTCGCATGTCCATCAAGTGGCACGGGCCCTACGGCACCTATCAATACTACAGGATCGGGGATATTATAGAGTCGATGCTCGCCCTTTCCCGGGACGAGACGCCCCGTATCGATCCACAGACCTTCTCGGGCAAAATCGTCGTTGTCGGGACCACCGCCGTCTCCCTGTTCGATCTCAGGGCCATGCCCTTTTCTCCGGTGTATCCCGGCGTGGAACTCAACGCTACGGCCATAGATAATATCATCAACAACGATTTCATCCGGCATACATCCCGATGGTGTACGATTCTGATTCTCTTCGCCTCGTCGCTCTTGATCTCGCTTTTCTCCATACGGTTCGCCTCTCCCGGACTGAGCATCGCCTTTTTCCTGATCTGCTTCGGACTTCTGACGTCGGCGGTTGTCTATTTTTTCACTTTTTTCGACCTGATGGTGGAATATGTGGCGCCGGCGACGACACTGTTTCTCTCGTTTACCGCCTCGATGGTCTTCAACTACATCACAGAAGGCCGGACGAAGCGGAAATTCAAGGAGGCGTTCGCTAAATACGTCTCACCCCACGTTGCCGATGAAATCAGCAGAAACCTCGGGGAACTGAACGTCGATGCCGGGGAGCGGACGGAGATCAGCATCCTGTTCTGCGATATCAGGGATTTCACCGTTATGAGCGAGAACCTCCCTCCCGAAGAGGTCGTGAGAATACTCAATCGATATTTCAGCTTCATGGTGGAGGTGATCTTCGCCCACGGGGGAACCCTGGATAAATACATGGGAGACGGTATCATGGCGTTCTTCGGCGCTCCGAAGCACGACCCGAACCATGCCCGAAACGCCTGCCGGGCGGCCCTGGCCATGCAGCGGGAGCTCAGACGCCTCAACCTGGTTATGGAATGGGAGGGCGTCCCGCCGCTTTCCATTGGGGTGGGCGTCAATACCGGAGAGGCGGTCGTGGGCAATATCGGCACCGACAGGCGTATGGAATACACCGCCATCGGGGACCATGTTAACCTCGCCGCCCGGCTGGAAGTGCTCAACAAGGAATTCAAAACCGGAGTGATCATCAGCGAATTCACCCTGAAAAAGGCGGGGGACGTCGTGGTTCGGGATCTGGGCGAGGTGGGGATCCGGGGAAAACGGGAGCCGGTACGGATCTATGAGCTGATCGACGAACACGGGTGAGGGAGATGACGAGATTCTTTTGTGACCGTGAGCTTGAACCGGGAGACACCGTCGATCTGAACGATGAAGAGAGTCATCATCTTCTGGTCGTGCTCCGGGCGGGCACAGGCGATCGGGTGCTGCTGGCGGACGGTGCCGGCCGGGAATGGACCGCCGTTGTTGAGAAGAGAGGGTCGAGCCGGGCGCACCTTACGGTCGAGGAGCTTTCCCGGGAGTCGGAGATGTGTCCCTTCGAGCTGTATCTCTATCCCGGCCTCTTAAAGGGAAAGAAGCTGGAGCGTGTCGTCCGGGATGCGGTGGAGCTGGGGGTGTCGGCCGTCGTTCCCTGTGTGACCGCAAGAAGTATATCCCGGGACATGAGCGATGTAAAAAAAACGCGGCTTGAGGCGATCGCTCGGGAAGAATCGAAGCTCACACGAAGAAACAGGGCCATGGCCGTTTTAGACGTCGTTGACTTTACGGGTGCGGTGAGGGATGCGCCGGGGATGAAGCTCTTCGTGTGGGAGGAGGCGAACGATTTTCTGGGTGACCGCCTGGAGGAAGTCGGCGGACCACGGGAAAAGGTGAGCGTGTTTACCGGCCCCGAGGGCGGGTTTTCCCCCGAAGAGGCCGTTCTGGCCGGGGAGGCCGGGTGCCTTGCCGTGAGCCTCGGAGACCGCATCCTCAGGGCGGAAACGGCGCCCGGGGTGACGGTGACGATGATTCAGTATGCATGGGGAGGATTTGTCCGCACATGAAGTGCCCCAACTGCGGATATAATACCGTTGACCGAACTCATCGGTGCCCCCGGTGTAATACATTGATTGTCTACGGTCGGGACGGCATGGTTTCCGGGAAATACCACACGACAACGATTGAGGCCCGGGGCGCCGGAGTCTCCGGTCGAGGGACCACACACGCTTCGTCACGAACGGGCAAAACCATCGTCCGGGCGGGATTTGTCATCCGGACGGTTGCATTCTGTATTGATATGCTTCTGCTCGTCATGGTGATGGGTATCATCGCCGCGGGCGTGGGTATTTTTTTGGGGTATTATACCGGATTCGTCGAAGACATCATCACCAGCGAGGGGTTCGACAGTCTGAAGGAATTCATTCCATACATACGACGCATCGCACTTTCCATGCTGGCCTTTCCTCCCCTCTATATGATTCTGCTGACCGCCGTATTCGGTCAGACATTGGGTAAAATGATCGTCGGCATCCGTGTGGTCAGGACGGACGGCTCCCGGGTGGGACTTTTGATTTCAACTCTTCGATTTTTCTGTTATATTATTTCCGGTGGGTTGTTGTGTGTCGGTTTTTTGTGGGTGATCTGGGATGAAAATCGTCAAGCGTGGCACGACATGCTCGCGGATACGATGGTCGTTCGCCTGTAGGAGGGATGTGGGATGGAGAGAAGCGCGTACCGTCTGTTTTTGTGTTGTCATCCAGGAGGTGTGATATGGAAAACTTCCAGCATATGAAAATCGAGGTTGACGGGCATTTGGCGGTCCTAACCCTGAACCGACCGGAGAAGATGAACGCCTTCGGGAAGACCCTGATAGACGAGGCGGCGAGGGCCGTTGATCTTTTGACGGTGATGAAAGAGGTACGGGTGGTTATTTGTACCGGCGCCGGGGGGAATTTCTGTACCGGTCTTGACATCGAGGACATGGTGGCGGTGGACAAAAACGAAGGGCTGCGGCTCATCCGGGCGGTGGCGAAGATCCTTGAGGCCGTCTATACATCCAGGAAAATCACCATCGCCGCCATCGAGGGGTACTGCCTCGCCGGGGGGATGAACCTTGCGCTTTCGAATGATATTCTCGTTTCATCGGACAAGGCGGTGTTCGGACAGCCGGAAATCAACTTCTCGTTCATGCCCGGGGTGATACGGCTCTGGCGGTACGCGGGCCTCATTCGGGCGAAATACATGGCGCTGACGGGAGACCTTTTTTCCGCCAAAGAGGTAAAGGACTGGGGATTCATCTCAAAGATGGTCCCGGCGGGAAAGGCGCTGGAGGAGGCCAGGAAACTGGCCGAGAAACTGCTGGATAAGCCTCACTCATCCCTTCGTACCGTCAAAATGATGTTTACCGACGTGATGGAGATGGATTTCGAGGAAGCGAGCCGGCGGGAGCGGGAGGGGTTTCTGGACCTCTTCCAGAGCGGGGAGCGGAAACGACGCATGGAGGAGTTTATCACCATGAGAAAGAAGCTCTGAAGGGCCGGCTCTTTTGTCATGCGTGAAAGTGATTGATATCGAGATACCGTTTCCACAGGCGGCGTTTCCCTTCATCGGAGGGCGCCTGGGCGAAACGCCTCGACGCGATTTGATACGGTACCCGGCGGCATATCGTCCGGCGACGGGGATACGCCCGTTCCACGGCACAAGGGAAAAAACGTTGTCACGCCGTACCGGCCTGGAAAACGACCTCCATCACCTCTCCCACGGACGAAATTCCCACACAGGCAATGTCCTTGCCGCCGGACGCCCCCGAGAGGGATGCCTTTGACATGACCACCCGCTTGAAACCGAGCTTCGCCGCCTCGGCGATTCTCGCCCTGCTCTGAGACACCCCCCGCACCTCGCCGGACAGACCGATTTCTCCGAACAGCACGGTGTCAGAAGGCATCGGTATGTTCAGGAAGCTGGAAATCAGTGTGGCGGCCAGGGCCAGGTCCGCCGCCGGCTCCGTCAGGCGCAGGCCGCCCACCACGTTGATGAAAATATCGTGCTGGGAAAGGCTCACCCCCGCCGTCCGCTCCAGCACCGCCGCAATAATGTGCACCCGGTTCTGGTCCATGCCCACCGTCACCCGCCGGGGCACGGCCAAGAGGCTTTTTACAACCAGGCTCTGCACCTCCACCAGGAGGGTTCGTGTCCCCTCGAGGCTGGCCGTCACCGCCGAGCCCGGATCGGTGACGACCCGCTGGGACAGAAACAGCTCCGAGGGATTCGTCACCTCCAAGAGCCCCCGGTCGCCCATCTCGAAGACGCCGACCTCGAATGTGGGCCCGAACCTGTTTTTATGGGCCTTCAGGAGCCGATAGGGGCCGCCGCTGTCCCCCTCGAAATAGAGTACCGTATCGACCAGATGCTCCAGGACCTTGGGTCCGGCGATGGTCCCCTCTTTCGTGATGTGTCCCACCAGGATGACGGCCGTGTTTCGCTCTTTCGCCGTGGAGATGATCGCCGCCGATACCGCCCGGAGCTGACTGATGCTGCCGGGGGAGGCGTCGAGCTCCGGGAAGTGTGCCGTCTGGATGGAATCGAGGACGACAAAACGGGGGGAGAAGTCCTCAATAACGGAGAGGATTTCATCGGTGTTGGCCGAAAACAGCACCGGGAATGATGTGAGGTCGAGGCCCAGCCGCTCGCCCCGGAGCTTGAGCTGCGCCAGGGATTCTTCGCCGCTGACGTAGAGACAATCGACCCCGCTTTGTGAAACGTGAGACAGCGCCTGCATCAAGAGCGTGGTTTTTCCCACCCCCGGATCGCCTCCCACCAGCACGACGGATCCCTCCACCAGGCCGCCGCCGAGCACCCGATCCAGCTCGGAGATGCCCGTGGAGAGCCGTCGGGTTCCGACATCGACCGCATCGGACAGGAACAGCGGCGTCGGCGGTGCCTCGCGTTTGGACTCCGTCTTTCGCCCGGCCGCCCGGATCACCTCCTCGGAAAGGGTATTCCACCGGTCGCAGCCGGGGCACCTCCCCATCCACTGGGGGGACGTATGACCGCACTCGCTGCAGACGTATACGACCCGGTCCTTCTTTTTCTTCTGGCTCATGAAGTGTGCGCCTCTGTTTTGTTGATCATCGACCGGGTATCGCAATGGCATAGAGGGATCCGTCCCTTCCGCTGAAGAAGAGGAGTTCCTCGGTGGCGGCGGGGGACGTATCGGGACGTGCATTTCCATGACAGCGCCAGAGCGCTTCTCCGGTGGCCGCATCCAGGGCAAAGATGCCGCCGCTTTCATCGATGATGTAAATCACGCCGTTTCGGACAAGCGGTGTCGTGTGGAACGAGGTGAAGAGACTCGTTTCCCAGAGGGGCTTTCCCCGGTCGAACCTGAGGGGGATGACGGTGCCGCCGGTGCATGCGATCAGCACGGCCGTTCCCCTTTCGGTCTCCATGACGACCGGGGCCGCCTCGATACCGGAGGGCCCCCGGTAGGTCCACCTGACTGTTCCGCTCCCGGCGTCGAGCAGGGAGACCGTGCCGCTTTCGTCCGTGACGATCACCGCGCGGTTTTTTCCTATGGGTATCACGACGGGGGATGATACGACGCCCCCCGGGGCCTCGTATCGCCAGTATTCTTTCGCCGTTCCCGCGTCGATCGCCCTCACGGTGCCCGATGCGTCGCCGACGAACACCACGCCGTAGCTCACCACAGGCGCCGCCCGCACGGCGCCGTCCACATTGGTGCGCCAAATCTCCACGCCGGTTTCACCGTCCAGGGCGTAGAGCCAACCGTCCGCGTCCCCCAGGTAGACGGCGCCCCCCCATACCGTCGGCGTCGAGAGGGGCGAGGTCCCGGGGATCGTCCGCCAGAGGGCGGTCCCCTTCAGGGCGTCCACGGCGTAGACGTCGCCCGCGGCGGTGCCCACGAACACCGAATCCTGGCAGGGGGTCGGATCGCCGCCCGCGCCCCCTCCCAGAATGATCCGCCACAGCAGACCGCCGCCGGAGATGTTTACGGCGTGCACATCGCCGTCGGACCCGACAATATACACGACGTTTCCGACAACCACCGGAGACGTCACGATATCCCCTCCCGTGCGATACCGCCACACGTACCCGATGCCCATCGACGTGTCGCCCGTCCCCTCAAGGCGGTGCGCGCATGCCGGCAGGGTCATAACAAAAAAAACGGTCAGTACGGCACATATCCGTCGAGTGTTTTTTTTCATATCGAACGGCTCCCCTGAATGGTGTCCGGATTGGATGCTGTGAGAACAACCGATACAGGCGGCGTCACCACGATTTGGCGAGAAAAATTCCCAGGATCACCAGCCCCGCCGCAATGAGTGTCGCAAGCAACACCGCCGTGATTATTCTCAACCGGGATATTCTCGTGATCCCGGGCGAATCCGCCGTATCCGACGGACGCCCGGACAAAACTCCTTCGACTCCTTCCGCAGGACGCGCAGATGAAGCAATATGTATATCCGTATCCGGTCCGCCAGATCCTCCCGTCTCCCGATCGATGAGCTCCAGCATATGCACCGCCGAGCGCAGGCGGCGTGAGCGATCATGGGCCATGGCGCGGTTCACAATCTCGATCTGCCCACGGGAGAGATCCATGCGGTGTGAGGTTATGGGATCCGGAGTTTTTCCCAGGATTCGAGCGGCCGTGGCCGCCGCGTCGTCCGTCGCCCGAAAGGGCGATACCCCGGTGAGCAGCTGATACAGGACCACCCCCAGGGAATAGACGTCCGTGCGCTCATCCAGGTCCAGCCCCCGAAGCTGCTCGGGGCTCATGTATTCGGGGGTACCTATAATCTCATCGTCCAGGGTTTTTGGATCTCCCGAGAGTGTAAGAGCGATGCCGAAATCGGTGATCAGTACCCTGCCCGTGCGGTCTATCATGATATTTCCCGGTTTGATGTCCCGGTGAATGACGCCGCCGGCGTGGACCCATGCCAGCCCCCGGGCGACCGACGCCGCAATGGAAAACGCATTCATCACGGCCAGCGGGGCGCGCCTCGCCGAGACATCCTCCAGGCTCTCCCCGTCCACCAGATCCATGGCGATGTAGAAGGTATCCCGAAACGCGCCGTAATCGTGAATGGAGACGATGTTATGATGAGAGAGCCCCGCCAAGATCTTCGCCTCCCGGTCGAATCGCTCCTTAAACGATTCGTCCCGAGCCAGTTTTCTGTGAAGGATCTTGACGGCCATGTCCACATTCAAGCGGAGGTGACGGGCGCGATAGACGACCCCCATCCCCCCCTCACCGATCAGCTCGACGATACGGTATCGTCGGTCGAGTACCGCCCCGATGATCGGCCGGACGCCGATTTCCAGGCGCTCGCCGCATCGGGCGCAGAATTTATCACGATGGCGGTTTTCATGACCGCACCGGGGACAGGGATTTGTCACGGGATAGTTGCCTCGGGCGTGTTCTGTGACGATTACTGTACACCTCATGCGTGCGGGAGTCAAGGGGCTGAGGGGGACGTTTCACCTCTCGAATTTGGA
It encodes the following:
- a CDS encoding adenylate/guanylate cyclase domain-containing protein; translated protein: MRIIEKKKTIPYRMLSGGIVGVCVFFLVLALYLFGLITTIERKTQDFRFRIASRPQAVDEDIVIITVDEESLQFYREDLGTWPWPREIFGALVEYLKRGNAQIIVFDMIFAEPDVMNPASDAAFARSLEGETPVLFSLVFRETDGESMAPSYEALMQGEILKDRFSLSVFNESPVSFGEYSSVTLPYLSILASASGVGSINYVADPDGPSRGVYPLFLYNGAYYPSLSLASALAACGYRPEDVEITLDNDRTLHAGGLEIPLLPDGRMSIKWHGPYGTYQYYRIGDIIESMLALSRDETPRIDPQTFSGKIVVVGTTAVSLFDLRAMPFSPVYPGVELNATAIDNIINNDFIRHTSRWCTILILFASSLLISLFSIRFASPGLSIAFFLICFGLLTSAVVYFFTFFDLMVEYVAPATTLFLSFTASMVFNYITEGRTKRKFKEAFAKYVSPHVADEISRNLGELNVDAGERTEISILFCDIRDFTVMSENLPPEEVVRILNRYFSFMVEVIFAHGGTLDKYMGDGIMAFFGAPKHDPNHARNACRAALAMQRELRRLNLVMEWEGVPPLSIGVGVNTGEAVVGNIGTDRRMEYTAIGDHVNLAARLEVLNKEFKTGVIISEFTLKKAGDVVVRDLGEVGIRGKREPVRIYELIDEHG
- a CDS encoding 16S rRNA (uracil(1498)-N(3))-methyltransferase; its protein translation is MTRFFCDRELEPGDTVDLNDEESHHLLVVLRAGTGDRVLLADGAGREWTAVVEKRGSSRAHLTVEELSRESEMCPFELYLYPGLLKGKKLERVVRDAVELGVSAVVPCVTARSISRDMSDVKKTRLEAIAREESKLTRRNRAMAVLDVVDFTGAVRDAPGMKLFVWEEANDFLGDRLEEVGGPREKVSVFTGPEGGFSPEEAVLAGEAGCLAVSLGDRILRAETAPGVTVTMIQYAWGGFVRT
- a CDS encoding RDD family protein, which gives rise to MIVYGRDGMVSGKYHTTTIEARGAGVSGRGTTHASSRTGKTIVRAGFVIRTVAFCIDMLLLVMVMGIIAAGVGIFLGYYTGFVEDIITSEGFDSLKEFIPYIRRIALSMLAFPPLYMILLTAVFGQTLGKMIVGIRVVRTDGSRVGLLISTLRFFCYIISGGLLCVGFLWVIWDENRQAWHDMLADTMVVRL
- a CDS encoding enoyl-CoA hydratase/isomerase family protein produces the protein MENFQHMKIEVDGHLAVLTLNRPEKMNAFGKTLIDEAARAVDLLTVMKEVRVVICTGAGGNFCTGLDIEDMVAVDKNEGLRLIRAVAKILEAVYTSRKITIAAIEGYCLAGGMNLALSNDILVSSDKAVFGQPEINFSFMPGVIRLWRYAGLIRAKYMALTGDLFSAKEVKDWGFISKMVPAGKALEEARKLAEKLLDKPHSSLRTVKMMFTDVMEMDFEEASRREREGFLDLFQSGERKRRMEEFITMRKKL
- the radA gene encoding DNA repair protein RadA; amino-acid sequence: MSQKKKKDRVVYVCSECGHTSPQWMGRCPGCDRWNTLSEEVIRAAGRKTESKREAPPTPLFLSDAVDVGTRRLSTGISELDRVLGGGLVEGSVVLVGGDPGVGKTTLLMQALSHVSQSGVDCLYVSGEESLAQLKLRGERLGLDLTSFPVLFSANTDEILSVIEDFSPRFVVLDSIQTAHFPELDASPGSISQLRAVSAAIISTAKERNTAVILVGHITKEGTIAGPKVLEHLVDTVLYFEGDSGGPYRLLKAHKNRFGPTFEVGVFEMGDRGLLEVTNPSELFLSQRVVTDPGSAVTASLEGTRTLLVEVQSLVVKSLLAVPRRVTVGMDQNRVHIIAAVLERTAGVSLSQHDIFINVVGGLRLTEPAADLALAATLISSFLNIPMPSDTVLFGEIGLSGEVRGVSQSRARIAEAAKLGFKRVVMSKASLSGASGGKDIACVGISSVGEVMEVVFQAGTA
- a CDS encoding PQQ-binding-like beta-propeller repeat protein, giving the protein MKKNTRRICAVLTVFFVMTLPACAHRLEGTGDTSMGIGYVWRYRTGGDIVTSPVVVGNVVYIVGSDGDVHAVNISGGGLLWRIILGGGAGGDPTPCQDSVFVGTAAGDVYAVDALKGTALWRTIPGTSPLSTPTVWGGAVYLGDADGWLYALDGETGVEIWRTNVDGAVRAAPVVSYGVVFVGDASGTVRAIDAGTAKEYWRYEAPGGVVSSPVVIPIGKNRAVIVTDESGTVSLLDAGSGTVRWTYRGPSGIEAAPVVMETERGTAVLIACTGGTVIPLRFDRGKPLWETSLFTSFHTTPLVRNGVIYIIDESGGIFALDAATGEALWRCHGNARPDTSPAATEELLFFSGRDGSLYAIAIPGR
- a CDS encoding protein kinase, giving the protein MRCTVIVTEHARGNYPVTNPCPRCGHENRHRDKFCARCGERLEIGVRPIIGAVLDRRYRIVELIGEGGMGVVYRARHLRLNVDMAVKILHRKLARDESFKERFDREAKILAGLSHHNIVSIHDYGAFRDTFYIAMDLVDGESLEDVSARRAPLAVMNAFSIAASVARGLAWVHAGGVIHRDIKPGNIMIDRTGRVLITDFGIALTLSGDPKTLDDEIIGTPEYMSPEQLRGLDLDERTDVYSLGVVLYQLLTGVSPFRATDDAAATAARILGKTPDPITSHRMDLSRGQIEIVNRAMAHDRSRRLRSAVHMLELIDRETGGSGGPDTDIHIASSARPAEGVEGVLSGRPSDTADSPGITRISRLRIITAVLLATLIAAGLVILGIFLAKSW